aacCAAACTGTCAAAGAGGCTAAGGAAAaaatttgtcaaaattaaataatatgttaatatctaatatatttTAGTCTCGTTCAAATTTCATACAATCTCCCTCATATATTCAACCTAGTCAAATCTCATTCAaacttcaaatatatattttcttttaatttatctaatatacattagttttttaaaaaaagaattatacaTTGATTCATTTAGTATTTATTATATCAAGATTTCAATTTCAACCTTTCgtgttttcatttctttttcttctttatatttaatatatcaattaTGTTCAAATAATAGTCAATACAAACATAGTACAACATAAGTTTGTACCCTTGATCAAGTGGATAGAAGTTTGGATTTCTCACCCTACATATTGTCGatagacttattgttgcacttTTATTGCATTAATGGTATTACTAGAATAAGATACCTAAGattatccatatactatggACTCTTTAGCCTATTACTCAAACCATGAACCTGAATACGAAAATTATATGTTGTCAAAATTACACTAATAATCTTAAAATTTCCATCCATCACGTACAAATTGCAACTAaagataattaaataataataaaacattcATTACAAAGATTAGAGCATAAATCCCATAGCTCATCTATtgtaataaaaggaaaaaaaaaaaataatgatggtGTTACAATGTTGATATAAAGGTCTTTTTTAAAGTTCAGGTATTCAATTGTTTTTCCTGCAATTCTATGGCCCACGTCTCATACTCGGAGATCTCAGACATAGTTGATTTAGCTAGAAAACAATCCgttttttttccaaaactttATGAAATTAATGGGAATGTTAGTCCCATGTCTATTGTTTGCACATTCATATGTTAGTTCATTCTCCTTGAACGTCGAGAATCGGATTAGAGAAATTGCAATAAAGCATAAAACAAGAAGCAAGTAGAAACCGACTTGTTTATATATGGCTTTTTAAAACAACGAACTTAAAAAACGAGTTAACAGAAgtaatgaagaaaaagaaatttagaaaataagcATAATTCTTAAGAACttgaaactaaaacaaaaaatggcCAATAGAATAATGGAGAAAGGGAAGGATCATCATCAACTAACAAAAAAGGACAACCTCCTAACCATCATTAACAATAGTAGAAAATGGTAACAGAACAAGCATCTCAAAGTAGCTGCTTAACTGTGTTTGGGGAGATGAGGAAAGGGGAATGGGGCCAAATCTTTTGAAAGTAAGGCACTACTTTACAAAAATCCCATGGAACAGGAACAACATCATAATGATAGGGAATCACTTCCAATGTTTTGCTTCTGATGTTACATTGGTAGATGTTTGAACCCAACCTAATGAAAACAGAGTCGGAGTTTCGACCAACGAATGATAGTATTTGAGATTCTTTAGAGCGAATACCTGAATTTGGGTTCTGCTTCCACATATCTTTGTAGCTTAATTTGTGTAGTAACTTCCACCGGTACTCGCAATGAGCACCCATGGTGTACGGTGATGAGGAGTCATCTTGTTCCTTGTACAGAACCCACGTCTCCAAACCAAGCTTCCCACTTTGACCATACTGCAAAAGCCCATCGGATGACACTCCTAAAATGGAGTCCTCATAGTCATGAGTCAGCTGACCGACCGGTAGCTTGATTGAAATTATGCGCCTTTCTCCAAATCCGGGATCATAAATGGCTAAACTTCGATATGTTCCAAACCAGTGGATAACTCCATTAATCACAGTACCTACTGTCCACGGGCTCAAAGCAAAATCTGAAGAACAGACAAGAGTAGATTGCTTCCACGTCCAAGTCCGTGAGGAGAAAGTCTCTATGGAGATGGTGTTAATTACATCAACTCTGCATTCACAGTTTGCCCGAACAACTCTATATACTATATCTCCGCCACCTTCGCCAGGGTCTTCTGTCATGAATGCAGTACAAAGATATTTGTAGTGCTTTTGAGGTTGAGGAAGTTGGCATCGGTACTTAGTGACGGAATCCCAGACATAATAATGTTTAGGGTGCCGGCCACAGAGAAGAAGCCCATCAGAGTAGTCAATAAAATAGCCAAGTTTCCTTAAGATTCCAGATGAAATTAAATCATCACTCTCTTGACAAGTTGAAAGTAGAGGTAGAGCAGGCTCATACCGAGGGCGCCTCACCCCATCTTGTGGTCTGTCAATGTAAAGAAAATTGCATACAAAAAACCCAAAAAGACGAGTGTGTGCACCCCATTGCTTTTCATAACTACGacgaaaagaaaaattacaaatcAAGTACAGCCATCTTTTGGACAcaagaataaatttgaaaacagattTCTCTGGCAAACGAAGGAGGATTTCAGTGAGGATGTCATCACATGCCAAAGCTGAATGAACACTATTGCTAACCATTTTCTTCCCTCGTCTGGGGAAGCATTCTGACGAGTGCAGATTTCCAGTATCACCTAAACAAATTAATTTGCTCACAAGTTAAGATGCACTGCATTTTGCATACAACTAACTATCACATGCAACTAGTTACACCAGAATGTAAAAGTTCACAAATAAATAAACGACGAAAAGACAAAGTACATATGAAGATGACAACAAGTACTATATTGCACATAATGAGAATCAAGATGAGGACTGAGTATGAAAATCGAGTTTTTATGGATAGCTAAGTACGAAAAACAATAAAGAAGCCTTAATCAAGTCAGCAACTGATTACTCTCTTTAAGACTTATATCTTAACTGGAATGCATTTATATTCCctctgtaattttttttcctttttaatgcttttaatgctttctttttcattcattGTGGAGTTAGTATCTTTTGAGCATCAGCCTCTTATCGTTACGTTGATGAAAAGTTTCGCTTATTgttaaaaagaattataataaaGTTAGCAACTGATTATGTAATTCTCATATATGAGCTCAAGTTGTTATAACACGACATACAGAtggacaaaaaagaaaagaaaaaactgcTTAATGAAACTTCATGAATGGAAATCAatcacaaacataattttttctaaaaaagaaaaaaaaaaatgtggcaTTGACAATATTCTTTGATATTATGACcaaaataattgatttgatggCAATGTTTAATGGGAGTATGCTTCCTGATCATTATAAAAGAACTCTCTTAACTTGCTTAAATATAATGCAAGATATTAGTACCGGGCTATGAATAGCAGCAAGTGAAATATAGTTTCAAGAGACAGGTTAAAGATTTAAAGCATTTAGTAACCACCAAAATTTCATTCCAAGATTATGTTGGCATCATGAATCCAATCATTTAGTATCAAGAGTTTCAGATGTATCTTTATCCAAAATTTATGAGTTATCAAATTCAAACACCAAATCAAACACTATAACCGAATAGAACAACTAAATTTTTATCAACAAATGTAAAGGATGATACTGTATCAAGCCATGTGATTAGACTAGACCAAAGGATCTTCAGTAACAAACATAAAAGGATAAAATACAAAGTTGAGCCCTTGGACAGAGTTAGCATCCACTCGAGCAAAGATCCTGCTTCCTAATAGAAGTCAGGGTAGCTTCATGAAAGTTCTCTCTTTGTTATCTTTTATCTCTATTTCTTAAGTAGTACTACTCCATTTTACGAGTTAATCAACTTGACATTTCTTACTCTTGTCAAAGAGAAGGGCTAAAGGATATGCATAAACTTCACCCAGGCATAATAAAATGGCTATCAAAGAGAAGGGTCCAAGTTTCCAACATTCAAGGTTCAATCCCCAAATTTAGAACTTAATTACTATGTATTAAAACCTTGTCTCCAAACCAGACACCTCAATTATTAAGAAAAATCaccaaaagaaaaactaatagTTAAAGCTCACATAGAATGCAATCTTTTGAACTAGTTTGTTGCCAACACCAAGTTCAGGATCCTCAATCAAAAATTTCAAACGGATTTATACAGTTCAGTACGTCAGATGAAATTCTACATCAGAATTTGAAACTAGCCATGCTACACTAAAAATGGCATAATAATTTTCAGCCCAAAACAGAGTGGACATGCAACAATAATAGCCCATAAATCGTGCAAAAATTTATGTGAATATATCATCACAGACCCATAAGACTTCAACCTGAGAATCACATTAAGAAGATCCAGAATAAAAAAATCGACAAACggatgaaaattaaacataaaaacaaCCCAAATCGTTCCTATCACTCTCTTTGTTCTATTTCTTCGTATGAACTTAAAATTAGAGCCACAAGAAATCATAGAAAGCAAAGATGAACACAACTTATCAAAACCCATCTGTGTTCTacaacaacaaaccaaaaaaCCTCCGAAGAAAGCGCAATGAAAagaggaaagagagaaagaacGATCGCAGTTGTTTAAGTGAGGAAGAAATTTATAGATACCGATTGTGAAAGCCATCATTTTCGTACCTGACGGCCAATTGCTTGCAGAAGCAGAACCCGCAAGGGGAGAATTTTTCGCGTTAACCATGGTTTACAATGGAAGGAAATATTTGgccaaaaatataaattaccTAAACAAAGGGGAAATTGCATAAtatgttcttttttttccccctttttgaAAGAATTGCAAAATATgtctatataataataatttgctTTATATTTAGATTAAGTTTATGCCCATGTCCCATTTTGCTTGAAAGTTAAAATCTTGGTcggtttttttctaaaatagttTAAGAAAAGATTGGAAAAAAATTGTGATGAATCGGAACCTACCGTAGTTCTGATGATGTCTAAGTTAGTAGTTTGGTTTCATGCCATTAACAACTCGtttgataatattttcattttttattttttatttttcgttttttgtttcttattgtttgtttcctctttttctaaaataaaaaatatgattatgtttaataactattaagtttcttaaaataagaaataaaaacataaacttgtttgataactattcttTTTTCtcgttttttatattttttttctttacattttcttttcatattttatagtttaaatataatctaattatataaaataaaaaatatatagtcattacaatataaaaaatttaaattttcaaatacacATAAGTCTCGATGTAagattaataacaataatacaaTTGTTTTTATCATTCATATGTTCTCATTCAAgtcatttctttcaaattttaaatgatgtagactcaaatctaactcaattatattattatgtaaatgttgtggttgtaaaaatattaaaatgaacctaAATGAATATTatagtaaacaaaatttatataatgtaaaattataattgGTGTCatatgtaagaaaaaaaaaattaaaaatacatataaaaattcatattacaaaatttaaaaatatttatatatacacattgaaaaagaaaaattattttaaatgacaaaactgctgaaaatatttacaaataataacaaaatatcacatttATCTGcaatagactactatttgtATTTATCAAGATATAGATAGATACAAATATTAGTCTATCATGGTCTATTGTAGATAGacagtgaaattttgttatatttgtaaatattttggttcattttcttatatctGAAAAACAActctattgaaaatttgaaatttggaaatcaaaataatatataaatctaaatatttgaaaatcaaaattaaatttgctatatttgtaaatattttgattcattttcctatatttgaaaataactctattgaaaatttgaaaattggaaatcaaaataatatataaatttaaatatttaaaaatttaaaattaaattaacatatagatataaaaaagaaaaaagaaaataaatacaaataaaagaaagaaataattataaaaaatacaaaaaaaatatatagagagagaaaaatgaaataaaaagaaagaaagaaaaataaaataaaataagtctCACACATGAGATTTGATTCCAATACCATGAAGTTAAGTAGTAATTTGGACAAGTTTACTTGTTAaacaactttaaataaaatagaaacgaAGCAGGAGAAATTACCTTTTTAGTCCTCAATTTTGATCCCATTTTTAggaacatttttcaaattttaagaacaagaaacatgaatgattatcaaacagaTCAGTTTATTAAAAATGAGAAACATAAACAGAAAACAGGAACGTTATCAAATAGACACTAAATTTTCGTTGACATCTCGATATTTCtattgatattttcatatttgtaCAAATTCAATATTGATATAAAAGGATAAATTAATATTCCGTAGAAAACTccaaaaaaaactcaaaataagcaaCAAAATGTTACTAATGAAAATAtcgtataaaaaaaatatatgttaacttatttaaaaattagttaaaatcacttttggttCCTGAACTTTCTTAAAAGTGACAATTTAGTTCCTGAATTTTGGTTGGTACTGATTTAgtccatatatttttaattttgtaacaatttagtctctaaattttagtatataacaatttagtcattgtactttcaaaattgtaacaatttagttcttcacgtaaaaaaaatccatcaaaattagatgtcaatttttaatattttatgatgtagactttaattttacaaaaatattaagtttttaattagttaaacattttatttatgcatgaaatTTCATTAAGCCTTATCATTATCTtataactaaattgttacacaATAAAGTTACTAAATTGTTACACAATAAAGTTACTAAATTGgtacaaaatttaaagtatataGGGACTGAATCATTACAAATCAAAGTAAGGACGaaattattacttttatgaaagtttagagagtaaaagtgatttttaacccaaaaaagtttataaaatttttattgtttGTTATATTTTCATTAAGATTTGTAttgaaatgatttaaaattttgatatcaTCTGAGCAAGGGTAATGTTGGGTCTTTGTAAGCCTGAGGTGAGATTTGTTATTTATGAAGAATTTGATGGTGACAATAATGTTACTTGCTTAGTTTGTAATTGAACTCATATCGTGTTGAAAATGCCCATGGATGATGTATGCTTCGAGTGTTGAGTCCTAGGTCATTCACTATCGAGGTGTATTGCACGTGTTCTAGTCAAGTTTGGGGCGACCTCAGTAGGGTGTGGACAATCCGCCACATGACTTTACCTTTAGATTTCTTGTATAATGGTGTGCTTTTCCCATTCTAAGGTTCCAAGTAGTGGTCTTTGTCTAGAAATCAACTCTCGTTCACCCCCTTCAAATGGCCTAGctacaataatttaatattgaaaatCGGGGTAGAATTGTGAAGTTGGTATGTAGTGTTGCGACATTATCTAGCTTGGGCCTCGACTCTCTTTCCTTTCCTTCTTCATaccaaaatcttaaattttcatttgattgatCGAATCCTACCAAATCAATAAAAGAAAAGCAACAAAGAACACAATTGTTGAACAAAACTAACTAAATCCTAAGCCATAACATTTTTCACTGCTTTTCACTTGCATAATAATTCATTTTggtattttcattttaaattaatagagtAAATGCATGAATGATTCCTAAAGAAACTTCTGAAAAAGAGTCTATTTGAttcatttataaataaatttaggaGTTtagttgatataattaaaaattttacatgagatttttctaaatgaaacgTAATAaagggtgtaaattgatatacttacaaAAACTTAGGTTTCAAATTCATATAACTCCTAAAGTTGAGGggtataaatttatatttttctaaaagaaattgTCATTTTAGAGAAGCTAAGTGACTAAAATTTAATTGGTCAAAGCAACCATAGCTCGGCTAGCATATGGATGTGTTCGCGAACAAGAATAGATATATGATTCGAAATCTCTTAtaggggtgtacatagtccgggttgggccgggttggaagatttttgtggaccaacccaaaaattcggattggttaataatgaaccctattagttcttttttggaaggttacaacccaacccaacccaaaattgtTGGACCGGGTTGGGTCACcggttctgttttttttttataattttaatttgactgttttttttaacttatatatatctatattcgGGTCGGGTCGGGTCGGGTTGATCCGATCCTGAAATGGGGTAACCaagacccaacccgaatttaatattttttaacatttttaacccaacccaacccaacccaaaataaaatctaatccAACCTAACCCTTACGGTTTAGGTTGGGTAGTCTGGGTTGGTCGAGTTaccgggttttttgaacacccctaatctCTTACCCCTTATCATACTAAAAAAGAGTCATTGaaaattatcatataatcaTTTTGTTATTTTCACTTCATCATTCGGTTAAAGAATCTCAAGAACTATTTAGGACATTTTCTattgtttttattcttttggGAAAtaggacatttttttttttttttggaatttcaaGAACTAAAagtctattttgaaaaatttgatctttaaaaaccaaaaacatatttttttgttgtgaaattgaggagcacaacggagCACAACGGATATAGAGAAAatgataatataataatatatatttaaatataataaatataatataatataatataataataaactaaaactaTAAAAATTGGGTAATATGGAAATTTaagtggaattttgaagtggattaaCCCACCAATGTGTATGAATTTAAGAtgcaccaaatgccactatttatgacaaagtggcaagtaggatgtggtcttacatggacaccaaatatgaataactacaagacacatggacaacatgaagcttttaggacactaagcaatggtcatctatttattattataatatttatagtgTACCCCCTTAGATGtctatatatatgaaatatgccttgTTAAAACCTTACAAGGAAAAACCCAATGAAAAAAACCATAGGGgtggaaaaagagtacatatttcatttaatatatacttttaaaagaatacaatatatttactccccctcatgaaaacaccGCTTAAGATCTCCGAGTtaccgcattccaatgttgtgcaccaatttttcaaaacttgTGGTTCgcaatgcctttgtaaataagtttatctggttatccttcaaacaaaattgttgtatagtgatgttGCAATTTTCTTAAAGATCATGAGTGAAGAAAAGTTttgatgaaatatgctttgttctatctcatttCATATATCCTTCTTTGATTTGGTTTATGCAAGTTGTGTTGTCTccatataatattgttggaaactttttattagaagacaagtcacATGTTTCACGAACGTGCTAAGTCATTGAttttagccatacacattctcgactagcctcgtaaattaaaagaatttcagcatgatttgtgGAATTGGTCGTTATGGTCTATTTCACCGATTGCCATGATATAACAGTTCCTCCACATATGAACagataacctatttgagatctagctttacgtggatcagataaatatccagattCTACATAACCAGCTaggtcaattttttatttatttgaataaaataaactcatATCAATTGTTTCtcgtatatgcttaattccgttcTAATATCTTTTTGTaagagaagaactatatctaactaataaatttactgaaaatgcaatatctggtcttatattattaacaagatacataagtgcaccaactgtactaagatatggtacttaaGGACCAATGAGTTCTACATTATCGTCTCAAGGtcgaaatatatttttctttatatccaatgaacaaattcccattggaatatttaatagaTGTGCCTTGTtcatataaaatcaattttttctgtataagttgactaatgAATAAACATCCCatttgctaaatgctcaatttacaaaccaagacaaaattttatttttttcgagatctttcatctcagaTTCATTCTTAAGGTATTCTATTGCGTTTGAAAactcttcaggagttccaattatattcaaatcaTCAACGt
This DNA window, taken from Benincasa hispida cultivar B227 unplaced genomic scaffold, ASM972705v1 Contig66, whole genome shotgun sequence, encodes the following:
- the LOC120069888 gene encoding F-box protein At5g03970 isoform X1 gives rise to the protein MVNAKNSPLAGSASASNWPSGTKMMAFTIGDTGNLHSSECFPRRGKKMVSNSVHSALACDDILTEILLRLPEKSVFKFILVSKRWLYLICNFSFRRSYEKQWGAHTRLFGFFVCNFLYIDRPQDGVRRPRYEPALPLLSTCQESDDLISSGILRKLGYFIDYSDGLLLCGRHPKHYYVWDSVTKYRCQLPQPQKHYKYLCTAFMTEDPGEGGGDIVYRVVRANCECRVDVINTISIETFSSRTWTWKQSTLVCSSDFALSPWTVGTVINGVIHWFGTYRSLAIYDPGFGERRIISIKLPVGQLTHDYEDSILGVSSDGLLQYGQSGKLGLETWVLYKEQDDSSSPYTMGAHCEYRWKLLHKLSYKDMWKQNPNSGIRSKESQILSFVGRNSDSVFIRLGSNIYQCNIRSKTLEVIPYHYDVVPVPWDFCKVVPYFQKIWPHSPFLISPNTVKQLL
- the LOC120069888 gene encoding F-box protein At5g03970 isoform X2 is translated as MVNAKNSPLAGSASASNWPSGDTGNLHSSECFPRRGKKMVSNSVHSALACDDILTEILLRLPEKSVFKFILVSKRWLYLICNFSFRRSYEKQWGAHTRLFGFFVCNFLYIDRPQDGVRRPRYEPALPLLSTCQESDDLISSGILRKLGYFIDYSDGLLLCGRHPKHYYVWDSVTKYRCQLPQPQKHYKYLCTAFMTEDPGEGGGDIVYRVVRANCECRVDVINTISIETFSSRTWTWKQSTLVCSSDFALSPWTVGTVINGVIHWFGTYRSLAIYDPGFGERRIISIKLPVGQLTHDYEDSILGVSSDGLLQYGQSGKLGLETWVLYKEQDDSSSPYTMGAHCEYRWKLLHKLSYKDMWKQNPNSGIRSKESQILSFVGRNSDSVFIRLGSNIYQCNIRSKTLEVIPYHYDVVPVPWDFCKVVPYFQKIWPHSPFLISPNTVKQLL